The following are from one region of the Salvelinus fontinalis isolate EN_2023a chromosome 5, ASM2944872v1, whole genome shotgun sequence genome:
- the LOC129855112 gene encoding ral guanine nucleotide dissociation stimulator-like 1: MRGTSKFANLEGCAKEHQKHTHKRLQLQKEMGAMQGTIPYLGTFLTDLTMLDTARSDLVEGGLINFEKMRREFEVIARIKLLQSACNSYCLSADDAFLRWFKGQPQHREEESHAMSCDIEGVGDRSTTLCKLCKGIVKRLSQQSRTRWLRSLTPMSPSSPLPPAYNTQAQDACIIRVSLEQGNGNLYKSIMLMSQDKTPAVISRAVAKHNLESEPGEGYELVQVISDERELVIPDNANVFYAMNTSANFDFLLRVRGTAGWPVQLRSRYVSTLPCAQQRASLRLSKAVGDRLPPGHTVSQLETWKIRAGTLERLVETLLTGFWGNDLAYTSIFLSTYRTFASTHTVLQLLLDKYGIPEGSEGQTERCRPSETKGVVRIALASILRAWMGQYREDFQEPPSYPCLHRVLAYLQRALPGSEPMRRAQSLLEQLKAEASLDVDSEGFSSGFDNIRSFGLCEDEDVEIEVQEDFMSFDTDLVAEQLTYMDVLLFKKVIPHHCLGSIWSQRDKKQNKHSAPTIRATITQFNAVAACVVRTILHRQQIRPHLRARVIKRWIDIAEECRMLKNFSSLRAIVSALQSNPLYRLKRAWSWVPKDSMSTFEELSDIFSHHNYLTSRELLMRGGHL, translated from the exons ATGAGG GGCACCTCTAAGTTTGCCAATCTGGAAGGCTGTGCTAAGGAGCACCAGAAACACACTCACAAACGACTCCAGCTGCAGAAGGAAATG ggtgcCATGCAGGGGACGATACCTTACCTGGGCACCTTCCTGACAGACCTGACCATGTTAGATACTGCCCGGTCAGACCTAGTAGAG GGGGGGCTAATCAACTTTGAGAAGATGCGAAGG GAATTTGAGGTGATAGCTCGGATCAAGCTGCTGCAGTCTGCGTGTAACAGCTACTGTCTTAGTGCTGATGATGCCTTCCTGCGCTGGTTCAAGGGCCAGCCTcaacacagagaggaggagag CCATGCCATGTCTTGTGACATTGAAGGAGTGGGAGACAGAAGTACGACTTTATGCAAACTTTGCAAGGGCATTGTCAAGAGACTTAGCCA GCAGTCGCGCACAAGATGGTTGCGCTCCCTGACACCCatgtccccctcctctcccctgccccCTGCCTACAACACCCAGGCTCAGGACGCCTGCATCATCAGAGTCAGCCTGGAGCAGGGAAATGGCAACCTCTACAAGAGCATCATG TTGATGAGTCAGGATAAGACTCCAGCAGTGATCTCTAGAGCTGTGGCCAAACACAACCTGGAGAGTGAGCCTGGGGAGGGATACGAGCTGGTGCAGGTCATCTCTGACGAAAGAG AACTGGTGATTCCTGACAACGCCAATGTGTTTTACGCCATGAACACCTCAGCCAACTTTGACTTCCTGCTGCGTGTGCGAGGCACGGCGGGGTGGCCTGTCCAGCTGAGGAGTCGCTATGTCTCCACACTCCCCTGTGCCCAGCAGCGTGCCAGCCTGCGCCTCAGCAAG GCAGTGGGGGACCGGCTACCACCCGGCCACACGGTGAGCCAGCTAGAAACCTGGAAGATCCGTGCTGGAACTCTGGAGCGGCTGGTAGAGACCCTGCTGACGGGGTTCTGGGGCAATGACCTCGCCTACACCAGCATCTTCCTGTCCACATACCGCACCTTCGCCAGCACGCACACCGTGCTGCAGTTGCTGCTAGACAA gtaTGGAATTCCAGAGGGTAGTGAAGGACAGACTGAGCGATGTAGACCCTCTGAAACCAAAGGAGTTGTTCGAAT TGCCCTGGCCTCCATCTTGAGAGCCTGGATGGGCCAGTATCGAGAGGACTTCCAGGAGCCTCCATCCTACCCCTGCCTCCACAGGGTGTTGGCCTACCTACAGAGGGCCCTGCCTGGATCGGAGCCCATGCGTAGAGCCCAGAGTCTACTGGAGCAGCTGAAGGCTGAGGCCAGTCTGGATGTAGACTCAGAGG GTTTCTCCAGCGGTTTTGACAACATACGCTCCTTCGGCCTGTGTGAGGATGAGGATGTGGAGATTGAGGTCCAGGAAGACTTCATGTCATTTGATACAGATTTGGTGGCAGAGCAACTGACCTATATGGATGTG TTGTTGTTCAAGAAGGTGATTCCTCACCACTGCCTGGGCTCCATCTGGTCCCAGAGGGATAAGAAACAGAACAAGCACAGTGCTCCCACCATCCGTGCCACCATCACCCAGTTCAACGCTGTGGCAGCATGTGTGGTCAGAACCATACTGCACCGACAACAGATCCGCCCACACCTCAGGGCACGGGTCATCAAGCGCTGGATAGACATCGCTGAGGAGTGTCGCATGCTTAAGAACTTCTCATCGCTGCGTGCCATTGTGTCTGCTCTGCAGTCCAACCCACTCTACAGACTGAAGAGGGCCTGGTCCTGGGTGCCCAA AGACAGCATGTCTACGTTTGAGGAGCTATCAGACATCTTCTCGCATCACAACTACCTGACCAGCCGAGAGCTGCTAATGAGGG GAGGGCACCTCTAA